One Mycobacteriales bacterium genomic window, AGATCGGCCTCGTGCCCCAGTCCCCGGCGCTGCTCCCGTGGCGGTCCGTGCTCGACAACGTGCGGTTCCCGCTCCAGGTCAACCGACGGCACTCGCCGTCGCGCCCACCGGACGCCCACCAGCTGCTTGCCGCTCTCGGCCTGGAAGGCGTCGCGGACCTGATGCCACACGAGCTGTCCGGCGGCATGCAGCAGCGAGTCGCGATCGCCCGTGCCTTCGTCCTCGACCCGCCCGTGCTGCTGATGGACGAGCCGTTCGCGGCGGTCGACGAGCTCACCCGTGAGACGCTTCGCCACGAGCTGCTGACCGCGTGGCAGCAGAGCGGCAAGACGGTTCTGTTCGTCACACACTCGGTGTCTGAGGCGGTGCTGCTCTCCGATCGAGTCGTGGTGATGTCCGCGGTGACGCATGGCATTCAGAGCGAGATCGACATCCCGCTCGACCGGCCCCGCGGCGACCTGGTCGA contains:
- a CDS encoding ABC transporter ATP-binding protein — its product is MLDDLSLTIGRGEFVTVIGPSGCGKTTLLRLVAGLATPDSGSVTLFDRPVSQAVAAKQIGLVPQSPALLPWRSVLDNVRFPLQVNRRHSPSRPPDAHQLLAALGLEGVADLMPHELSGGMQQRVAIARAFVLDPPVLLMDEPFAAVDELTRETLRHELLTAWQQSGKTVLFVTHSVSEAVLLSDRVVVMSAVTHGIQSEIDIPLDRPRGDLVETTTQFQKLERQVRLELRRGVESRSR